One region of Gossypium raimondii isolate GPD5lz chromosome 6, ASM2569854v1, whole genome shotgun sequence genomic DNA includes:
- the LOC105773068 gene encoding WAT1-related protein At4g08300: MGDQMPCAALSNVWNKVKPFLAIISLQFGYAGMYIISLVSLKHGMSNFILCTYRHVVATIIIAPFAFVLERKIRPKMTLPIFLRIVVLGLLEPVLDQNLYYLGMMKTTATYSSAFVNMLPAVTFILAMIFRLEKINLKKIYSVAKIIGTAITVVGAMVMTLYKGPIVDFIKSGGVAHHGTTTESADKHWVTGTIMLLASILSWSSYFILQSFTLKMYPAELSLTAWICLMGTIENAVASLIMVRGISAWKLGWDSRLLAASYSGIVCSGIAYYVQGVVIRERGPVFLTSFSPLCMIITAALGTFVLSEQVHLGSILGAIIIVSGLYTVVWGKSKDGKSPESDEKSKGLQELPITNNAKSINVDESIDGDAKIVKIPASNRPFST; this comes from the exons ATGGGAGACCAAATGCCATGTGCAGCTTTGTCTAATGTATGGAACAAAGTGAAACCATTCTTGGCAATCATCTCCCTGCAATTTGGATATGCAGGGATGTATATCATCTCCTTGGTTTCTTTAAAGCATGGAATGAGTAATTTCATCCTTTGTACCTATCGTCATGTTGTTGCCACCATTATCATTGCTCCCTTTGCCTTTGTTCTCGAAAG GAAAATCCGGCCAAAGATGACCCTTCCTATCTTCCTCAGGATTGTGGTTCTTGGTTTGCTCGA ACCAGTACTTGACCAGAACTTATACTATTTGGGAATGATGAAGACAACTGCAACATATTCATCGGCTTTCGTCAACATGCTTCCTGCTGTTACTTTCATATTGGCAATGATTTTTAG GTTAGAGAAGATCAATTTGAAGAAGATATACAGTGTAGCAAAGATCATTGGAACAGCAATCACTGTGGTAGGGGCAATGGTGATGACTTTGTACAAAGGTCCAATTGTTGATTTCATCAAATCAGGAGGCGTGGCACACCATGGCACCACCACTGAATCTGCAGACAAACACTGGGTTACTGGCACCATAATGCTTCTAGCAAGTATCTTAAGCTGGTCAAGTTACTTTATTTTGCAA TCCTTCACGTTGAAGATGTACCCAGCCGAGCTCTCTCTTACAGCTTGGATATGCTTGATGGGAACGATCGAAAATGCAGTAGCGTCCCTTATCATGGTCCGGGGTATAAGTGCTTGGAAACTAGGTTGGGATTCAAGGCTCCTTGCTGCGTCTTACTCT GGAATAGTTTGCTCTGGGATTGCGTATTACGTGCAAGGAGTGGTGATCCGGGAACGAGGACCGGTGTTCCTTACGTCATTCAGCCCTCTATGCATGATCATCACTGCTGCTCTCGGTACCTTTGTTTTATCAGAACAAGTGCACCTTGGAAG CATTCTTGGAGCCATTATCATAGTCTCAGGGCTTTACACTGTGGTGTGGGGTAAAAGCAAAGATGGGAAAAGCccagaaagtgatgagaaaagCAAAGGCCTGCAAGAATTGCCAATCACAAACAATGCTAAATCAATCAATGTTGATGAGAGCATTGATGGAGATGCCAAAATTGTTAAGATTCCAGCTTCAAACAGACCCTTTAGCACTTAA
- the LOC105773069 gene encoding WAT1-related protein At4g08300 — MGDQSALSNVWDKVKPFLAIVSLQFGYAGMYIISLVSLKQGMSNFILCTYRHVVATIVISPFAFVLERKIRPKMTLPIFLRIVVLGFLEPVLDQNLYYLGMMKTTATYSSAFVNMLPAVTFILAMIFRLEKINLKKIYSVAKIIGTAITVVGAMVMTLYKGPIVDFIKSGGVAHHGNTTESADKHWVTGTIMLLGSILSWSSYFILQSFTLKMYPAELSLTAWICLMGTVENAGLSLIMVRGLSAWKLGWDSRLLAAAYSGIVCSGIAYYVQGVVIRERGPVFLTSFSPLCMIITAALGTFVLAEKVHLGSILGAIIIVSGLYTVVWGKSKDGKNLESDEKSKGLQELPITNNAKSINVNDSIDGAARIVRVPASNSPFSAQRT, encoded by the exons ATGGGAGACCAATCAGCTTTGTCTAATGTGTGGGACAAAGTGAAACCATTCTTGGCAATCGTCTCCTTGCAGTTTGGATATGCAGGGATGTATATCATCTCCTTGGTTTCTTTAAAGCAGGGCATGAGTAATTTCATCCTTTGTACCTACCGTCATGTTGTCGCCACCATTGTCATTTCTCCCTTTGCCTTTGTTCTCGAAAG GAAAATCCGGCCAAAGATGACCCTTCCTATCTTCCTCAGGATTGTGGTTCTTGGTTTCCTCGA GCCAGTGCTTGACCAGAACTTATACTACCTGGGAATGATGAAGACAACTGCAACATATTCATCGGCTTTCGTCAACATGCTTCCTGCTGTTACTTTCATATTGGCAATGATTTTCAG GTTAGAGAAGATCAATTTGAAGAAGATATACAGTGTAGCGAAGATCATTGGAACAGCAATCACTGTGGTAGGGGCAATGGTGATGACATTGTACAAAGGTCCAATTGTTGATTTCATCAAATCAGGAGGCGTGGCACACCATGGAAACACCACTGAATCTGCAGACAAACACTGGGTTACTGGAACCATAATGCTTCTAGGAAGTATCTTAAGCTGGTCAAGTTACTTTATTTTGCAA TCCTTCACGTTGAAGATGTACCCGGCCGAGCTCTCTCTTACAGCTTGGATATGTTTGATGGGAACGGTCGAAAATGCAGGATTGTCCCTTATCATGGTTCGAGGCCTAAGTGCATGGAAACTAGGTTGGGATTCAAGGCTCCTTGCTGCAGCTTACTCT GGAATAGTTTGCTCTGGGATTGCGTATTACGTGCAAGGAGTCGTGATCCGGGAACGAGGGCCAGTATTCCTTACATCATTCAGCCCTCTATGCATGATCATCACTGCTGCTCTCGGTACCTTTGTTTTAGCAGAAAAAGTCCACCTTGGAAG CATTCTTGGAGCCATTATCATAGTCTCAGGGCTTTACACCGTGGTGTGGGGTAAAAGCAAAGACGGGAAAAACctagaaagtgatgagaaaagCAAAGGCCTGCAAGAATTGCCAATCACAAACAATGCTAAATCTATCAATGTTAATGATAGCATTGATGGAGCTGCAAGAATTGTTAGGGTTCCAGCTTCAAACAGTCCCTTTAGCGCTCAACGGACATAA